From Deltaproteobacteria bacterium HGW-Deltaproteobacteria-4, one genomic window encodes:
- a CDS encoding branched-chain amino acid ABC transporter permease LivH (LivHMGF is the membrane component of the LIV-I/LS branched-chain amino acid transporter) — translation MDYFLELLCSGFVKGSIYALIALGYTMVYGIIQLINFAHGEVYMIGAFVALIVAGVMTMSGFSGLAVLLIAAVIAIIYAAAYGYTLEKIAYRPLRNAPRLSPLISAIGASIFLMNYVQLAQTSDFLPFPELVPEFEFLEPVAHFLSSADLLILIVTTLSMVGLTLLIKYTRIGKAMRATQQDMVMARLVGINIDRVISMTFIIGSILAAIAGVLIASRTGQINSAIGFMAGIKAFTAAVLGGIGNIPGAVLGGLVLGIAETMGAGYISSAYEDVFAFGLLVLILILRPAGLLGKAVKQKV, via the coding sequence ATGGATTATTTTTTAGAACTTCTCTGCAGCGGATTCGTCAAAGGGAGCATCTACGCGCTGATTGCTCTCGGCTATACGATGGTCTACGGCATTATTCAGCTGATCAACTTTGCTCATGGCGAGGTCTACATGATCGGCGCTTTTGTCGCCTTGATCGTCGCCGGGGTGATGACCATGAGTGGCTTTTCCGGTCTGGCGGTCCTCTTGATTGCCGCGGTTATTGCTATCATCTATGCGGCCGCCTACGGTTATACCCTGGAAAAGATCGCTTACCGGCCGTTGCGAAACGCCCCGCGCCTGTCTCCGCTGATCAGTGCCATCGGTGCTTCGATCTTTCTGATGAACTATGTCCAGTTGGCCCAGACCTCCGACTTCCTCCCCTTTCCCGAGCTTGTTCCGGAGTTCGAATTTCTCGAACCGGTTGCACATTTCCTTTCTTCTGCCGATTTGTTAATTCTGATCGTGACTACCCTGTCCATGGTCGGTCTGACCCTGCTGATCAAATACACCAGGATCGGCAAGGCAATGCGCGCCACGCAGCAGGATATGGTCATGGCCCGCCTGGTCGGTATCAATATTGACCGGGTTATTTCTATGACATTTATCATCGGCTCGATCCTGGCAGCGATCGCCGGGGTGCTGATCGCGTCCCGCACCGGCCAGATCAACAGTGCCATCGGCTTCATGGCCGGGATCAAGGCCTTTACGGCCGCCGTTCTCGGCGGTATCGGCAATATCCCCGGCGCCGTCCTTGGCGGCCTGGTTCTCGGCATCGCCGAGACGATGGGGGCCGGTTATATTTCGAGTGCCTACGAAGACGTCTTTGCCTTTGGCCTCCTGGTGCTGATCCTGATCCTGCGCCCAGCCGGTCTCCTTGGCAAAGCGGTGAAGCAGAAGGTTTGA
- a CDS encoding branched-chain amino acid ABC transporter permease yields the protein MTGQLKKSLGISLWFMFLTLPLVVVKVNTLNNTVEWRWANLVWVGLAAFVISGLWQLAVKQQELRRSRFAASGRKVTIKPSLAQRLFDDPVLSRRLLAGAAVLAVAFPWLVSTGQNFYHVNIMVSALIFVVLGLGLNITVGLAGLLDLGYIAFFAVGAYTYALLNSHFGFGFWLCLPLGGLVGMLFGIVLGFPILRLRGDYLAIVTLGFGSITKIVLENWDTVTGGAAGIANIPRPELFSLILDGREKSVYSYYLILTLVVLTIFVTNRLKNSRIGRAWMALREDEIACVAMGVDMARTKLSAYALGAFWAGLVGVIFAAHNSFINPDSFTFMDSAMILAMVVLGGMGSILGVIIAALALKLLPEYLRAFAEYRMLVFGGVMVLMMIFRPQGLISNMRRKYENAALAEEKNNDVR from the coding sequence ATGACAGGACAATTGAAAAAATCACTGGGAATCAGCCTTTGGTTCATGTTTCTGACCCTGCCGCTGGTCGTGGTCAAGGTTAACACCTTGAACAATACCGTCGAGTGGCGCTGGGCCAATCTCGTCTGGGTCGGTCTTGCCGCTTTTGTTATCTCCGGACTGTGGCAGCTGGCGGTTAAACAGCAGGAATTACGACGGAGCAGGTTCGCGGCATCCGGGCGCAAGGTGACGATCAAACCTTCTCTGGCGCAGCGCCTCTTTGACGATCCTGTCCTCAGTCGCCGTTTGCTGGCGGGCGCTGCTGTCCTTGCGGTCGCCTTCCCCTGGCTGGTCTCGACCGGGCAAAATTTTTATCATGTCAACATCATGGTCAGCGCTCTGATCTTCGTTGTTCTCGGTCTCGGCCTGAATATTACCGTCGGCCTTGCCGGTCTCCTCGATCTCGGCTACATCGCCTTCTTTGCCGTCGGCGCTTACACCTATGCTCTCCTCAACAGCCATTTCGGTTTCGGCTTCTGGCTCTGTCTTCCCCTCGGTGGTTTGGTCGGGATGCTCTTTGGCATCGTCCTCGGCTTTCCGATTCTGCGTCTGCGTGGTGATTATCTCGCCATTGTCACCCTCGGTTTCGGTTCGATTACCAAGATCGTTCTGGAAAACTGGGATACGGTCACAGGCGGCGCCGCCGGCATCGCCAACATCCCCCGTCCCGAACTCTTTAGTCTGATTCTCGACGGTCGCGAAAAGTCGGTCTACAGCTACTACCTCATCCTCACTCTCGTCGTTTTGACCATCTTTGTCACCAATCGCCTGAAAAATTCACGGATCGGTCGGGCGTGGATGGCGCTGCGTGAAGATGAAATCGCCTGTGTGGCGATGGGGGTCGATATGGCCCGGACCAAGCTTTCGGCTTATGCTCTCGGCGCTTTCTGGGCCGGGCTGGTCGGGGTGATCTTTGCTGCTCATAACAGTTTTATCAATCCCGACAGCTTTACCTTTATGGATTCGGCAATGATCCTGGCCATGGTCGTTTTGGGCGGTATGGGTTCGATCCTCGGCGTGATAATCGCCGCTCTGGCGCTCAAACTTCTGCCGGAATACCTCCGTGCCTTTGCCGAATACCGGATGCTGGTCTTCGGCGGAGTCATGGTGCTGATGATGATCTTCCGGCCGCAAGGATTGATCAGCAACATGCGCCGGAAATATGAAAATGCCGCTCTTGCCGAGGAGAAGAATAATGACGTCAGGTAG
- a CDS encoding UDP-glucose 6-dehydrogenase produces MKLCVIGSGYVGLVAGAAFAESGNSVICVDVDSEKIEGLKRGIIPIYEPGLKELVERNVTESRLFFSTDLKEAVQTSLVCFIAVGTPPGEDGSADLSYVLKVATDIGACMDGFKIIVDKSTVPVGTADRVRKTIAAELEKRGESFEFDVVSNPEFLKEGSAIEDFMKPDRVIIGTDNIRTAELMKELYEPFMRKNNRVIVMDVKSAEMTKYAANAMLATRITFMNQIANLCEHLGADVVAVREGIGSDSRIGYDFLFPGVGYGGSCFPKDVQALVRSANSVNYDLSLLKAVEEANYLQKQILGKKISRYFAAGHPAAQQSLTGRKIAVWGLAFKPKTDDLREAPSLVLIEELLSAGAIVTVYDPVAMPKARAILGDRVCFADNAYQALEKAEALAIVTEWNEFRRPDFERVKELMTAPVIFDGRNLYEPRRMSENGFTYFAMGRGTTTCSAP; encoded by the coding sequence ATGAAACTTTGCGTGATCGGGTCAGGTTATGTAGGGCTTGTTGCCGGAGCAGCATTTGCCGAGAGCGGCAATTCCGTTATCTGTGTCGATGTTGACAGTGAAAAGATCGAAGGCCTCAAGCGCGGCATTATTCCCATCTACGAGCCCGGACTCAAAGAGTTGGTTGAACGAAACGTTACCGAGTCGCGTCTCTTCTTCTCTACGGATCTCAAAGAGGCGGTGCAGACAAGTCTCGTCTGTTTTATTGCGGTCGGCACCCCGCCGGGTGAAGACGGTTCAGCGGATCTTTCCTACGTCCTCAAGGTTGCAACCGACATCGGCGCCTGCATGGACGGCTTCAAAATCATTGTCGACAAGTCGACGGTCCCGGTTGGAACCGCTGATCGAGTGCGCAAAACGATTGCTGCCGAACTCGAAAAACGCGGGGAAAGCTTTGAATTCGACGTGGTCAGCAACCCCGAATTCCTCAAGGAAGGATCGGCAATCGAAGACTTCATGAAACCGGATCGGGTCATTATCGGCACGGATAACATCCGAACCGCCGAACTGATGAAGGAACTGTACGAACCGTTCATGCGCAAGAACAACCGGGTCATCGTCATGGATGTCAAAAGTGCCGAAATGACCAAATATGCGGCCAACGCCATGCTTGCCACCCGGATTACCTTCATGAACCAGATTGCCAATCTTTGCGAACATCTCGGTGCGGATGTCGTGGCTGTCCGTGAAGGAATCGGCTCGGACTCCCGCATCGGCTATGACTTCCTCTTTCCCGGTGTCGGCTATGGTGGCTCCTGCTTCCCCAAAGATGTACAAGCCCTGGTGCGCAGTGCCAACAGTGTCAACTACGATCTCTCTTTGCTGAAAGCTGTCGAAGAAGCCAATTATCTGCAAAAGCAGATCCTCGGTAAAAAGATTTCCCGATACTTTGCAGCAGGCCATCCTGCAGCCCAACAATCTTTGACCGGTCGCAAGATAGCGGTGTGGGGCCTGGCCTTCAAACCCAAGACCGACGATCTGCGGGAAGCGCCGTCCCTGGTGCTGATTGAAGAACTTCTCAGCGCCGGCGCTATTGTGACGGTTTACGATCCCGTCGCCATGCCCAAAGCCCGCGCCATCCTTGGTGATCGCGTCTGCTTTGCCGACAACGCCTATCAGGCCCTTGAAAAAGCCGAAGCACTGGCGATTGTGACGGAATGGAACGAATTCCGCCGTCCCGATTTCGAGCGCGTCAAAGAACTCATGACTGCACCCGTGATCTTTGACGGTCGCAACCTCTACGAACCGAGACGCATGAGCGAAAACGGTTTCACTTACTTTGCCATGGGTCGCGGCACGACCACGTGTAGTGCGCCTTGA
- a CDS encoding LexA family transcriptional regulator, which translates to MLTARQQQAYDFIRNFIGKYGFSPTLQEIAAALGITGNVGVLRHLDVLERQGLLRRTPRNSRAIVLTESSHGGQSLPLLGVIRAGVPHLAQQERAGEVVVDPALVRSPDSFVLRVRGDSMIEAQICSGDLVVVRPQPSAENGEIVVVLIAGDATLKRFYREQGRIRLQPENRYMAPIFIDSTGGEVVIVGKVTGLMREF; encoded by the coding sequence ATGCTCACAGCCCGGCAGCAGCAGGCTTACGATTTTATCCGGAACTTTATCGGCAAGTACGGATTCTCGCCGACTTTGCAGGAGATTGCTGCTGCGCTCGGGATTACCGGTAACGTCGGGGTACTGCGTCATCTCGATGTCCTGGAACGTCAGGGGCTACTGCGTCGTACCCCCCGCAATTCCCGGGCGATCGTTCTTACCGAGTCGTCACATGGTGGTCAATCACTGCCGCTGCTCGGCGTCATTCGTGCCGGGGTGCCGCACCTGGCGCAGCAGGAGCGGGCCGGGGAGGTAGTCGTCGATCCTGCTCTGGTCCGTTCTCCGGATTCATTTGTTTTGCGGGTGCGGGGGGACTCGATGATCGAGGCCCAGATCTGCAGCGGCGATCTGGTGGTGGTGCGGCCGCAGCCCTCGGCGGAAAACGGCGAAATTGTTGTGGTCTTGATCGCGGGTGACGCAACGCTGAAGCGTTTTTACCGGGAGCAAGGACGAATTCGATTACAACCGGAGAACCGTTATATGGCACCGATCTTTATTGACAGCACCGGGGGTGAGGTGGTGATCGTCGGCAAGGTCACCGGCCTGATGCGGGAATTTTAG
- the livF gene encoding branched-chain amino acid ABC transporter ATP-binding protein (with LivGHMJ and LivGHMK is part of the high-affinity branched-chain amino acid transport system; LivFGHMK is specific for the transport of leucine, while LivFGHMJ is a transporter for leucine, isoleucine, and valine): MLELRNISTYYGNIQALKDVSLTINEGEIVTLIGANGAGKSTTLMSISGVNPPRRGEILFRGEPIQNLSAEKIVSLGLCQVPEGRHIFPQMSVAENLEMGAFLRRDKDGIKADTEMVYALFPILERRRHQAGGTLSGGEQQMLAISRALLARPSLLLLDEPSLGLAPLIIKQIFEIIKKINVEHNTTVFLVEQNANQALKIAHRGYVMENGAITLEDQAANLLSNEEVKKAYLGI; encoded by the coding sequence ATGCTTGAACTCCGTAACATTTCCACTTACTACGGCAATATCCAGGCGCTGAAGGATGTGTCGCTGACCATTAACGAAGGGGAGATTGTCACCCTCATCGGCGCCAACGGTGCCGGCAAGAGTACGACCTTGATGTCGATCAGCGGCGTTAATCCGCCGCGCCGCGGCGAGATCCTTTTTCGCGGCGAGCCGATCCAGAATCTGTCGGCGGAAAAGATCGTCAGTCTCGGCCTTTGTCAGGTACCGGAAGGGCGGCATATCTTTCCGCAGATGAGTGTGGCCGAGAATCTGGAGATGGGCGCTTTTTTGCGCCGTGACAAGGATGGGATCAAGGCCGATACCGAGATGGTCTATGCGCTCTTTCCGATTCTGGAGAGACGGCGCCATCAGGCGGGCGGCACCCTGTCCGGCGGCGAACAGCAGATGCTCGCCATCTCCCGCGCCCTTTTGGCCCGGCCCTCCCTCCTCCTTCTTGATGAACCGTCCCTGGGATTGGCCCCACTGATTATCAAGCAGATCTTTGAAATCATCAAGAAGATCAACGTTGAACACAACACCACCGTCTTTCTCGTTGAGCAGAATGCCAACCAGGCATTGAAGATTGCGCATCGCGGTTACGTCATGGAGAACGGGGCCATTACTCTTGAAGATCAGGCGGCGAATCTGCTCAGTAACGAAGAGGTGAAAAAGGCTTATCTCGGTATTTAA
- a CDS encoding ABC transporter ATP-binding protein, giving the protein MTSGSREKLLEVRGLTMDFGGLRAVDQVNLDIHAGEIVALIGPNGAGKTTFFNCVTGIYTPSSGDVLIHPPAGKSQRINGMKPNRITTLGMARTFQNIRLFPAMTVLENVMIGRHCRTSTNIFGAIWRGEAARREERSTVEQSYRLLEKVGLDGLANEFSRNLSYGAQRRLEIARALATDPFLLLLDEPAAGMNPQETHELEALISLIRSEGKVSILLIEHDMKLVMNISDRIYVMEYGKEIATGTPQEIKENPQVIEAYLGEEAHA; this is encoded by the coding sequence ATGACGTCAGGTAGCAGAGAAAAGCTCCTTGAAGTCCGGGGCTTGACCATGGATTTCGGCGGACTGCGGGCTGTCGATCAGGTCAATCTTGATATCCATGCCGGCGAGATCGTTGCCCTGATCGGGCCGAACGGCGCCGGCAAGACGACTTTTTTTAACTGCGTCACCGGGATTTATACACCGAGCAGCGGCGATGTCCTCATTCACCCGCCTGCTGGTAAGAGTCAGCGCATCAACGGTATGAAGCCGAACCGCATCACCACCCTCGGCATGGCCCGTACCTTTCAGAATATCCGGCTCTTTCCGGCGATGACGGTCCTCGAAAATGTCATGATCGGCCGTCATTGCCGGACTTCGACAAATATTTTCGGAGCGATCTGGCGGGGCGAGGCGGCAAGGCGTGAAGAGCGTAGTACCGTGGAGCAGAGTTATCGTCTCCTGGAAAAGGTCGGGCTCGATGGCCTCGCCAACGAATTCTCCCGCAACCTGTCCTACGGGGCGCAACGCCGCCTCGAAATCGCCCGGGCGCTGGCGACAGATCCCTTCCTCCTCCTCCTCGATGAACCGGCGGCGGGGATGAATCCGCAGGAGACGCACGAACTGGAGGCGCTGATATCTCTGATTCGCAGTGAAGGGAAGGTGTCAATCCTGTTGATTGAGCACGATATGAAGCTGGTCATGAATATCTCCGACCGCATTTACGTCATGGAGTACGGCAAGGAGATTGCCACGGGAACTCCGCAGGAGATCAAGGAGAACCCGCAGGTGATCGAAGCCTATCTCGGCGAGGAAGCTCATGCTTGA
- a CDS encoding arginine--tRNA ligase: protein MRETLHRLIQQTLVSCYENGSLHSGTTPPFVVEVPGNPEHGDFATNVAMLLARDEKKSPRKIAEIIIAALGDGAGLIQQIEIAGPGFINFFLEPSCWYQVLDAIHRGGSQWGQSNSGAGRKVQVEFVSANPTGPLHIGHGRGAAIGDVLCRLMAATGWDVCREFYYNDAGVQIDKLSLSVQARCLGIEPGDPGWPQDGYQGEYIKDVAAAYLNRESVSAGDQAVTATGNPRDLEAIRHFAVAFLRREQDQDLRAFDVHFDNYFLESSLYSDGLVEATVQSLIANGHTYEQDGALWLRTTAYGDDKDRVMRKSDGSYTYFVPDVAYHLNKWQRGFVRVVNEQGADHHSTVTRVRAGLQALDVGIPAGWPEYVLHQMVTVLRGGEEVKISKRAGSYVTLRDLIDEVGRDAVRYFFVMRKSDSQLVFDIDLAKQQSVDNPVFYVQYAHARICSINRNATEAGMICPTVGTAPLAKLQLTEELALIKLLLHYPEVVYTAASVCEPHRLTIYLQEVSALFHNYYNSHRVLVDDVETSAARLYLVNAVRHVLANALSLLGINAPERM, encoded by the coding sequence ATGAGAGAAACCCTGCACCGCCTCATCCAGCAAACTCTGGTCAGCTGCTATGAAAATGGCTCCCTGCACTCTGGAACCACCCCCCCCTTTGTCGTCGAAGTTCCCGGGAATCCCGAGCATGGTGACTTTGCCACCAACGTCGCCATGCTTCTGGCTCGCGACGAAAAAAAGTCGCCCCGCAAAATTGCGGAGATTATCATCGCCGCCCTGGGCGACGGGGCGGGCCTGATTCAACAAATTGAAATCGCCGGCCCCGGCTTTATCAATTTCTTTCTGGAACCGTCCTGCTGGTACCAGGTCCTTGATGCCATTCATCGCGGCGGCAGCCAGTGGGGACAAAGCAACAGCGGCGCCGGGCGCAAGGTGCAGGTCGAATTCGTCAGTGCTAATCCCACCGGCCCTCTGCACATCGGTCATGGCCGCGGCGCCGCCATCGGCGATGTCCTTTGCCGCCTGATGGCCGCCACCGGATGGGATGTCTGCAGGGAATTCTACTACAACGATGCCGGAGTCCAGATCGACAAACTCTCCCTCTCGGTGCAAGCCCGCTGCCTTGGCATCGAACCAGGTGATCCGGGGTGGCCGCAGGACGGCTATCAAGGGGAGTACATCAAAGACGTTGCCGCCGCCTATTTAAACAGAGAGAGCGTCAGCGCCGGCGACCAGGCGGTGACCGCGACCGGTAATCCCCGGGACCTTGAAGCCATTCGTCATTTTGCGGTCGCATTTTTACGTCGGGAACAGGATCAGGACCTACGCGCTTTCGACGTGCATTTTGACAACTACTTTCTCGAATCGAGCCTGTACAGCGATGGACTGGTGGAAGCGACGGTGCAGTCTCTCATCGCGAATGGCCACACCTATGAGCAGGACGGTGCTCTCTGGCTGCGCACCACCGCTTACGGCGACGATAAAGACCGGGTCATGCGCAAGTCGGATGGCAGCTACACCTATTTTGTCCCTGATGTCGCTTACCATCTGAATAAATGGCAGCGCGGCTTTGTCCGGGTCGTCAACGAACAGGGTGCGGATCACCACAGCACCGTCACCCGGGTGCGCGCCGGCTTACAGGCCCTCGATGTCGGCATCCCCGCGGGGTGGCCCGAATACGTGTTACATCAGATGGTGACGGTCCTGCGCGGCGGTGAAGAAGTCAAAATTTCCAAACGTGCCGGCAGCTATGTCACCCTGCGTGACTTGATCGATGAAGTCGGCCGGGACGCGGTCCGCTACTTTTTCGTCATGCGCAAATCCGATTCGCAGCTGGTCTTCGACATTGATCTCGCCAAGCAGCAATCGGTCGATAATCCGGTCTTTTACGTCCAGTATGCCCATGCGCGTATTTGCAGCATCAATCGTAACGCCACAGAAGCGGGGATGATCTGTCCGACAGTGGGGACGGCCCCCCTCGCTAAACTACAACTGACCGAAGAACTCGCCCTGATCAAGCTCCTCCTCCATTATCCGGAGGTCGTCTATACCGCCGCGTCTGTGTGTGAACCCCATCGTTTGACGATCTACCTGCAGGAGGTTTCCGCTCTTTTCCACAACTACTACAACTCGCATCGGGTGCTGGTTGACGATGTCGAGACAAGTGCTGCCCGCCTTTATCTGGTCAACGCTGTCCGGCACGTTCTCGCCAACGCCTTATCCCTGCTTGGAATCAACGCACCGGAACGCATGTAG
- a CDS encoding DNA polymerase IV, with product MDRIILHVDMNAFFAAVEQQSNPALRGKPIVVVGSAARTVILTASYEARAYGVKTGMRVFEARRCCPELISVPVSNRLYAHVSAEIMKVLADYTPLVQVFSIDEAFLDISGSLGLFGTPQRIAYLIKSRIKTRFGLTCSVGIAPNKLLAKLASEMEKPDGLTIIRPEEVPATLQNLPVGELCGIGRQTSRQLALLGITTCGQLASFPPEILRCKFGIVGDQLLRMAQGIDDSPVISAADEEQVKSIGHSTTLAQDLSDRSAIAVILLQLAEMVGRRSRRYALAGRTLTLTVRYADFTTFTRQQKQPRPLTLSADIYLAALKILDAIVLEQPVRLLGISLSGWDEAVQQLSLFEGNDRELRLTAAMDSVNNKLGDFTVTFATLLDKLDKGSQVISPAWRPEGVRHIDMS from the coding sequence ATGGATCGCATCATTCTTCACGTCGATATGAATGCTTTTTTCGCTGCGGTTGAACAACAGTCAAATCCCGCCCTACGCGGCAAGCCGATCGTGGTCGTCGGCAGTGCGGCGCGCACTGTTATTCTCACCGCTTCCTACGAAGCTCGCGCCTATGGTGTAAAGACCGGCATGCGGGTTTTCGAAGCGCGTCGCTGCTGCCCGGAACTGATTTCGGTGCCGGTAAGTAACCGTCTTTATGCCCATGTGTCGGCAGAGATCATGAAGGTCTTGGCGGATTATACCCCCCTGGTTCAGGTTTTTTCTATCGATGAAGCCTTCCTGGACATCAGCGGTTCTCTCGGCCTCTTCGGCACCCCGCAACGTATCGCCTACCTGATCAAATCCCGCATCAAGACCCGTTTCGGTTTGACCTGCTCGGTCGGGATTGCCCCGAACAAGTTGCTCGCCAAGCTCGCCTCGGAGATGGAAAAACCGGATGGTCTGACGATCATCCGCCCCGAAGAGGTGCCGGCGACTCTGCAGAATCTTCCTGTCGGCGAACTGTGCGGCATCGGCCGCCAGACCAGTCGGCAGCTGGCGCTTCTCGGCATCACCACCTGCGGGCAGTTGGCCTCCTTCCCGCCGGAGATCCTGCGGTGCAAGTTTGGCATCGTCGGTGATCAGCTGTTGCGCATGGCGCAGGGGATAGATGATTCTCCGGTGATTTCTGCCGCGGACGAAGAGCAGGTCAAGTCGATCGGTCACAGCACTACTCTGGCGCAGGATCTGAGCGATCGTTCCGCCATCGCGGTGATCCTGTTGCAACTCGCCGAGATGGTCGGACGGCGCTCGCGGCGCTATGCTTTGGCCGGCCGCACTCTCACCCTGACGGTTCGTTATGCCGACTTCACCACCTTCACCAGACAACAGAAACAGCCGCGGCCCCTGACACTCAGTGCGGATATTTATCTCGCTGCGCTCAAAATCCTTGATGCTATTGTCCTTGAGCAACCGGTACGGCTCCTCGGCATTTCCCTGTCCGGCTGGGACGAAGCGGTGCAGCAGCTCTCCCTTTTTGAGGGAAATGATCGAGAGCTGCGGCTGACAGCGGCGATGGACAGTGTTAACAACAAGTTGGGAGATTTTACGGTGACTTTTGCGACGTTGCTTGACAAACTCGACAAGGGCTCACAGGTCATCTCACCGGCCTGGCGTCCCGAGGGAGTTCGCCATATCGACATGAGTTGA